The following proteins are encoded in a genomic region of Populus trichocarpa isolate Nisqually-1 chromosome 13, P.trichocarpa_v4.1, whole genome shotgun sequence:
- the LOC7473917 gene encoding phytyl ester synthase 1, chloroplastic isoform X2 → MIRPDGGPPRWFCPTECGQPLKDSPILLFCPGIVGVGLALTLHHKALGKVFEVRCLHIPVNDRTPFEGLVKFVEETVRLEHASSPNKPIYLVGDSFGGCLVLAVAARNPEIDLVVILANPATSFDRSQLRPLIPLWEALPDGLYNALPYLLSFVMGNPVEMARVNIEYRLPPRLQIEQLFQNLIALLPHLSDLVDIIPKDTLIWKLKLLKSAASYANSRLHAVKAEVLVLSSGNDHMLPSGDEAQRLKRTLKNCTVRYFKDNGHNILMEGGVNLLTVIKGTGKYRRSRRIDLVLDFIPPSMSEFKQGYDEVIGLLRFATGSAMFSTLNDGKIVKGLHGVPNEGPVLLVGYHMLMGLEVYSLVPEFLREKNIMVRGVTHPVVFRERQGVSSPEFSLADWMKVMGAVPVTASNLFNLLSAKSHVLLYPGGAREALHNRGEEYKLFWPDQQEFVRMAARFGATIVPFGTVGEDDVAELVLDYNDFMKIPVINDYIRDANRNSIRLRDKSKGEVANQELYLPGILPKVPGRFYFLFGKPIETKDRKEEILEDRENANQLYLHIKSEVERCIAYLLKKREEDPYRSIVDRTVYRALHSPLHEVPAFDP, encoded by the exons ATGATTAGGCCTGACGGGGGGCCTCCCCGGTGGTTTTGCCCTACCGAGTGTGGGCAGCCTTTAAAAGATTCTCCAATTCTTCTGTTTTGCCCTG GGATTGTTGGTGTTGGCTTGGCCCTGACTTTGCATCATAAAGCTCTCGGGAA GGTGTTTGAAGTCAGGTGCCTTCATATTCCAGTGAATGATCGAACACCATTTGAAG gGCTGGTGAAATTTGTCGAAGAAACAGTGAGGCTAGAGCATGCCTCATCTCCAAATAAGCCAATTTATCTAGTGGGGGATTCCTTCGGGGGATGTCTTGTTCTTGCTGTTGCTGCTCGTAATCCTGAAATTGACCTTGTAGTGATACTAGCTAACCCAG CTACATCATTTGACAGGTCACAGCTTCGACCCCTGATCCCCCTTTGGGAGGCGTTGCCTGATGGATTATACAATGCACTTCCATATCTTCTTAGCTTTGTTATGG GTAATCCAGTGGAGATGGCAAGGGTCAATATTGAATATAGACTACCTCCCAGATTACAAATTGAACAATTGTTTCAGAATCTCATTGCTTTGCTACCTCATCTTTCT GATTTGGTTGATATAATTCCCAAGGACACTCTTATTTGGAAGTTGAAACTGCTCAAATCAGCGGCTTCTTATGCTAATTCCAGGCTTCATGCTGTGAAAGCTGAAGTGCTAGTCCTGTCAAG tGGAAATGATCACATGCTTCCTAGTGGAGATGAAGCTCAGCGTCTGAAAAGAACATTAAAGAATTGCACAGTTCGTTATTTCAAGGACAATGGGCATAATATTTTAATG GAAGGTGGTGTTAATTTGCTTACTGTCATTAAAGGTACTGGAAAATACCGTCGTTCAAGGAGGATTGATTTGGTCTTAGACTTTATTCCACCAAGCATGTCAGAATTCAAACAAGGATATGATGAAGTAATTGG GTTGTTACGCTTTGCTACTGGTTCTGCCATGTTCTCAACTTTGAATGACGGAAAGATAGTGAAAGGTCTTCATGGGGTTCCAAATGAAGGTCCTGTCTTATTAGTTGGCTACCACATGTTGATGGGACTTGAAGTTTATTCCCTTGTCCCAGAATtcttgagagagaaaaatattatggttCGTGGTGTAACACATCCAGTTGTATTTAGGGAAAGGCAGGGGGTTTCATCTCCTGAATTTTCTTTAGCTGATTGGATGAAAGTAATGGGTGCAGTACCTGTCACAGCCAGCAATCTTTTCAACTTGCTGTCAGCAAAATCTCATGTGCTTCTTTATCCTGGAGGAGCCCGAGAAGCCCTTCATAACAGG GGTGAAGAATATAAGCTGTTTTGGCCCGATCAACAAGAATTTGTGAGAATGGCAGCAAGGTTTGGGGCTACAATTGTACCATTTGGAACTGTAGGAGAAGATGATGTAGCAGAA TTGGTTCTTGATTACAACGACTTCATGAAAATCCCAGTGATCAATGACTACATCAGAGACGCTAATCGTAATTCCATAAGACTAAG GGATAAGAGTAAAGGGGAGGTTGCCAACCAAGAACTATATCTCCCAGGTATTCTGCCAAAGGTTCCGGGCcgcttttattttctattcggAAAGCCTATAGAAACAAAGGACCGAAAGGAAGAGATCCTTGAAGACAGAGAAAATGCAAACCAGTTATACCTGCACATAAAATCTGAAGTTGAACGTTGCATTGCTTATCTTCTGAAGAAACGAGAGGAGGATCCTTACAGGAGTATCGTTGATAGAACAGTGTATCGTGCTTTACATTCTCCTTTGCATGAAGTTCCAgcatttgacccttaa
- the LOC7473919 gene encoding metalloendoproteinase 1 has protein sequence MATKLSHLYASILLLVFIHPFTAQSRTLKSNTFEFLQNLEGCQKGQNVKGLKELKHHLKNIGYYPKDHQHDIKLSDDFDEIFESALKTYQKNYRLKVTGSLDSDTIKELMIPRCGVPDPINHVDTSKQAGRTEHDSKSSKFHTVSHYSFFGGTPRWPSSKFHLTYTFSSSVQVIDMQELRSACSRAFQKWADVTQFTFQEASEGSQADIVIGFQSGDHGDRYPFDGPGRILAHAFAPTDGRFHYDADEKWSTNPSADEVDLESVAVHEIGHLLGLDHSMDQNSIMFAEIPQGTIKRDLGQDDIAGIRALYSN, from the coding sequence ATGGCCACTAAACTCTCCCATCTTTATGCATCCATCCTCCTCCTTGTTTTTATTCACCCTTTCACAGCTCAATCCAGGACTTTGAAGTCCAATACTTTTGAGTTCCTTCAAAACCTGGAGGGATGCCAGAAGGGGCAAAATGTTAAAGGGCTCAAGGAGCTCAAACACCACCTCAAAAATATTGGATACTATCCAAAAGATCATCAGCATGATATCAAGCTTAGCGATGATTTTGATGAGATCTTCGAATCTGCGCTCAAAACCTACCAAAAGAATTACCGTCTCAAGGTTACTGGGAGTCTTGATTCTGATACTATAAAGGAACTTATGATTCCTCGATGTGGAGTTCCTGATCCCATCAACCACGTCGATACATCAAAACAGGCAGGCAGAACTGAACACGACAGCAAGTCGAGCAAGTTCCACACGGTTTCTCACTACAGCTTCTTTGGTGGAACGCCGAGGTGGCCATCTTCCAAATTTCATCTCACTTACACTTTCAGCTCCAGTGTCCAAGTTATTGACATGCAGGAACTGAGGTCTGCATGCTCACGAGCATTCCAAAAGTGGGCAGACGTAACCCAGTTTACATTCCAGGAAGCTTCTGAAGGTTCCCAGGCAGATATTGTAATCGGATTTCAAAGTGGCGATCATGGTGACCGGTACCCTTTCGACGGTCCGGGACGCATACTAGCCCACGCCTTTGCACCGACAGATGGGAGGTTCCATTATGATGCGGACGAGAAATGGAGCACCAACCCAAGCGCAGATGAAGTGGACCTGGAATCAGTAGCTGTTCATGAAATCGGGCATCTTCTCGGACTCGATCACAGCATGGATCAAAATTCCATTATGTTCGCAGAAATTCCACAAGGAACTATCAAAAGGGATCTCGGTCAGGATGATATTGCTGGCATACGTGCTTTGTACTCCAATTAA
- the LOC7473917 gene encoding phytyl ester synthase 1, chloroplastic isoform X1 produces the protein MTSVVSSQAMYCFFSTPEITPRFRVRVQSGSGGGNSKVSPSDSALVIGEKDKKFGGRIDSWNASLKCGIKKKSVKDVISSDLDVLWDDGYGTKTAKDFFEGAKEMIRPDGGPPRWFCPTECGQPLKDSPILLFCPGIVGVGLALTLHHKALGKVFEVRCLHIPVNDRTPFEGLVKFVEETVRLEHASSPNKPIYLVGDSFGGCLVLAVAARNPEIDLVVILANPATSFDRSQLRPLIPLWEALPDGLYNALPYLLSFVMGNPVEMARVNIEYRLPPRLQIEQLFQNLIALLPHLSDLVDIIPKDTLIWKLKLLKSAASYANSRLHAVKAEVLVLSSGNDHMLPSGDEAQRLKRTLKNCTVRYFKDNGHNILMEGGVNLLTVIKGTGKYRRSRRIDLVLDFIPPSMSEFKQGYDEVIGLLRFATGSAMFSTLNDGKIVKGLHGVPNEGPVLLVGYHMLMGLEVYSLVPEFLREKNIMVRGVTHPVVFRERQGVSSPEFSLADWMKVMGAVPVTASNLFNLLSAKSHVLLYPGGAREALHNRGEEYKLFWPDQQEFVRMAARFGATIVPFGTVGEDDVAELVLDYNDFMKIPVINDYIRDANRNSIRLRDKSKGEVANQELYLPGILPKVPGRFYFLFGKPIETKDRKEEILEDRENANQLYLHIKSEVERCIAYLLKKREEDPYRSIVDRTVYRALHSPLHEVPAFDP, from the exons ATGACATCAGTTGTTAGTTCTCAGGcaatgtattgttttttctcaactCCAGAGATTACTCCTAGGTTTCGAGTGAGAGTTCAAAGTGGTAGCGGTGGTGGTAACTCAAAAGTATCGCCATCTGATTCCGCTCTAGTGATTGgagagaaagataaaaaattcgGGGGTCGAATTGATTCATGGAATGCGAGCTTAAAGTGTGGGATTAAGAAAAAGAGCGTTAAAGATGTTATTTCAAGTGACTTGGATGTCTTGTGGGATGACGGTTATGGGACCAAGACTGCGAAGGATTTTTTTGAAGGAGCCAAGGAGATGATTAGGCCTGACGGGGGGCCTCCCCGGTGGTTTTGCCCTACCGAGTGTGGGCAGCCTTTAAAAGATTCTCCAATTCTTCTGTTTTGCCCTG GGATTGTTGGTGTTGGCTTGGCCCTGACTTTGCATCATAAAGCTCTCGGGAA GGTGTTTGAAGTCAGGTGCCTTCATATTCCAGTGAATGATCGAACACCATTTGAAG gGCTGGTGAAATTTGTCGAAGAAACAGTGAGGCTAGAGCATGCCTCATCTCCAAATAAGCCAATTTATCTAGTGGGGGATTCCTTCGGGGGATGTCTTGTTCTTGCTGTTGCTGCTCGTAATCCTGAAATTGACCTTGTAGTGATACTAGCTAACCCAG CTACATCATTTGACAGGTCACAGCTTCGACCCCTGATCCCCCTTTGGGAGGCGTTGCCTGATGGATTATACAATGCACTTCCATATCTTCTTAGCTTTGTTATGG GTAATCCAGTGGAGATGGCAAGGGTCAATATTGAATATAGACTACCTCCCAGATTACAAATTGAACAATTGTTTCAGAATCTCATTGCTTTGCTACCTCATCTTTCT GATTTGGTTGATATAATTCCCAAGGACACTCTTATTTGGAAGTTGAAACTGCTCAAATCAGCGGCTTCTTATGCTAATTCCAGGCTTCATGCTGTGAAAGCTGAAGTGCTAGTCCTGTCAAG tGGAAATGATCACATGCTTCCTAGTGGAGATGAAGCTCAGCGTCTGAAAAGAACATTAAAGAATTGCACAGTTCGTTATTTCAAGGACAATGGGCATAATATTTTAATG GAAGGTGGTGTTAATTTGCTTACTGTCATTAAAGGTACTGGAAAATACCGTCGTTCAAGGAGGATTGATTTGGTCTTAGACTTTATTCCACCAAGCATGTCAGAATTCAAACAAGGATATGATGAAGTAATTGG GTTGTTACGCTTTGCTACTGGTTCTGCCATGTTCTCAACTTTGAATGACGGAAAGATAGTGAAAGGTCTTCATGGGGTTCCAAATGAAGGTCCTGTCTTATTAGTTGGCTACCACATGTTGATGGGACTTGAAGTTTATTCCCTTGTCCCAGAATtcttgagagagaaaaatattatggttCGTGGTGTAACACATCCAGTTGTATTTAGGGAAAGGCAGGGGGTTTCATCTCCTGAATTTTCTTTAGCTGATTGGATGAAAGTAATGGGTGCAGTACCTGTCACAGCCAGCAATCTTTTCAACTTGCTGTCAGCAAAATCTCATGTGCTTCTTTATCCTGGAGGAGCCCGAGAAGCCCTTCATAACAGG GGTGAAGAATATAAGCTGTTTTGGCCCGATCAACAAGAATTTGTGAGAATGGCAGCAAGGTTTGGGGCTACAATTGTACCATTTGGAACTGTAGGAGAAGATGATGTAGCAGAA TTGGTTCTTGATTACAACGACTTCATGAAAATCCCAGTGATCAATGACTACATCAGAGACGCTAATCGTAATTCCATAAGACTAAG GGATAAGAGTAAAGGGGAGGTTGCCAACCAAGAACTATATCTCCCAGGTATTCTGCCAAAGGTTCCGGGCcgcttttattttctattcggAAAGCCTATAGAAACAAAGGACCGAAAGGAAGAGATCCTTGAAGACAGAGAAAATGCAAACCAGTTATACCTGCACATAAAATCTGAAGTTGAACGTTGCATTGCTTATCTTCTGAAGAAACGAGAGGAGGATCCTTACAGGAGTATCGTTGATAGAACAGTGTATCGTGCTTTACATTCTCCTTTGCATGAAGTTCCAgcatttgacccttaa